The genomic stretch TTGCAATTTCTCCTAATGTCACAATGCAGCAAGGCACAAGTTATGTTCCGAGTAGTTCTGGCGATAAGAAGTGCTCGTCAGTAGAAGAAGGCGCAACCAAAGAGAACGCTATCCCAATTTCTCCGAATGTTCTTGAAGCTCAGGCATCACACATTGATGCAAATTCATGCAAATCATTAGTGTCCTCTCCAGTTGCACAGAGGCAGTTCACTGCAGCCAATTCTCaatatggaacgcaatggagagtgTCTCCTTCTGTTGGTGCTAACTTAGGGATTCCTGTGTTAATGAACCATGGACCTGTTGTCGTGCCACGTGAAGTTGAAGATGCAGTTAGGAAATTTTCTGGAATCGTGAAGAAAATGGGAGGACTATCAAGGTTTGCTGCACAAAAGTCAAGCTCAGTAGAAGAGATGCCTCTGAAAAGGAAGATGGTGGGAATTGGAAAGGGTGGATCAAGTGGAGCTGTTAGGGACAACCGTATTGGTATGTTCACACCACCAGGTTTTCATCTTGGCTTTAGCTCCCAAGAATCTGCAGACGGTGATATCCAAGTGGATGAGTTTGACAAATATGAGGATGCAGCACCCAATATTGCAGCACCTAATCTTGCAGTACCACTGGCTTGGGCTGAACCAGAACCAGAAGGTACTTTTTGTATGTTCATATTTTTATGGCAAATACTAGTGGTTATTTTTATAGTTATTTGTATTTCATTATAGGCTAATCTCATTTTTGTCTTCATTTTATCTGATAGGTCAAATAACTGGAACTCAAGATGAAGCATCAAGTGGTGATGATTTTGAACAAATCCAACTATCTGAGGAGGTACAAGATGTCATGGCAGGGAAAACTGTCCATCTAAGTGAAAATGGTATggcagagcttgcaaggtatgagGAGTtgtcaaaggcatttatagcaagGAAGCGAAAACTTCAAATTGATGCAGCTCCCCTAGCATCAAAAGAGCAAACCAATGTTCACAGTGCAACTCCGAAGGTATACCCGCATAAAGCTAGAGTGAAGAAGTCATCACATTATATGCAATCACCTTTTGACGACTCAATCAAAGTTACTGCTGAACAAGAAGAAGTCTATCAGAAGATAATGCTTAGCAACAAGCATCAGAGGCCAGTCAAATCGAACATAAGGATGTAAGTTTTTTTTCCATGCATTTTATGTTTTTACAAGCCTTTTTTAAATATGCCCTTTTTGTTGTAGCTATAGCTTCGTTTTCTTTTTTGGGTTACACAAGTAAAATACACTGACAGTTTTCGCTTACATGAGTGTTTGGTTCTGTTTCTATATCAGGTACCAGATAATAAAATACAATGACAGTTTTGCGTACACGAGTGATTTAGCAAATTCAATTCATGGCAGAGGTGAACTGTCTAATCATTGCATGGAAGTTGCAATAGAGTACCTGTGGCGTACTAACATCGTCGAGGGAAATTGATAGTGCCTTACCAAATTTCTGTCTACCTTATGAATGGGGAATTCGAGAAGAAAGCGGTGGTTTCTCTATTCAAGAGGTCCAAGGATTATTCACTAAGTGTGATGAAATTGGTAAGAATGCTTCTCTATTTTTCATGTTCTTAgatctcttttctctttttttcttgctCATTGTGTTAACTTTTTTCTCATGTATGTTATCCATTTCAGATTTCATTCCCAGTTTTGCAAGAGATGACAAGGCAAGCAAAGGGAAGGAAATCATTGGTACTCCTTGCATATGAACTTTCAAGCTCAAAGGTTCGAAGCACTTGATTCAATGCGGGGCGAAGGTGATGAAGCTCTAATAAGCCACGCAAATGCTCTAATCGGTAGGATTAAGGCACTCGGAATATACACTACATCACATCTAAGGTTCAAATCCAGAATTGGGATTTGAAAATTATAAATGTTCCAATTCAGGCAACCATGTAAGTCACAGGATTTTCTGGTCTGTTTTTCAGCTTTTCTTTTTGTGTTTTCTGTAGCATGCACCATATActgaattttataaaaaaaaattccTCCCTGTTTCATGTTTCTAATATGTGACTCTCTTTTTTTTTGGCAGTTTTGATTGTGGGTATCATGCCATATACAATGTTGAGAAATGGGATGGACGAACGTTCCTCCACTTGCGAAAGACGATGTGCCTAAGCTACGGAGGGTGTTACCTCACAGGTGGTTGACGTACCGATTTTAACAAAGAGAAAGATAATTGGAAGTGGATTTTGTTCAACAATGTTGTCCGGTAATACACCTACCCTATATATCCAGATAAACTATCAGTTTTTTCCACTACAACtatctcttttctttttatttttatgcagCTGCCATGTTATCCAAATCAATTTTTCCATGTAGCCATCAATTTCTTCTATATGTGTACCTGTAGTAATATGCAGTAGTTTAAAATCTCGGAAGTGGAGGCTTTTTTTTGCGTTAGGAGGCCGATACGTTACTGACAAGTAGATCCCCCTCTTCccccaatttaatagcccagtaggTACTTTATGCATTCAGAACCCGGTATGTACTCTGTGGAAATCTCATAGCTTGGTACAACTAAGTTGGCAGGTCAGTCTTAGAGAACAAATGGAACAATAACATGTATTTTTTATTTTGGATTTTTCAATAATAAATATCAGAATCTGGCAGCTTCTCTATGGAAATCTCATAGGTAGGTGCAAATATTTCAGTAATAAATATTAGAATCCGGTAGTTACTCTATGAAAATCTCATAGGTAGGAACAAATAATCTGGTAGGTCAGTTGGAGGACCTAAAAGGTACAATCACATCCATTTTCCTCTCGGTATTCCAATAATAAATATTACAAAAATGTCTAGTACTTGCATTCAAACATACGGACAATAATAAATGAAGTACGAGTAGCAACGAATACAAGGATCCAGTTTTTAGTTCTGGTCCGGAAGTTCTCCTCTCCGGGGGCACATTCTCAAATCATGTTGAGTAGAGCCACATTGTTTGCAGACGCGTACTTCTTTTCTCCCTATGTCCAGTggtttctgatatgcttgcttccGCTTTCTTCCTTTAGTATTTGATACGCGAGGATCACGGATATTACTAGCTTCGGTAGTTTCTGAAGTTTGTTCAGCTGCAGTGGGATGTGAACCTTCTGTTTGCACCGCTGGATTTGTGCTTGACGATGGTCCTGTAGGTTTCTTTTGACGGTTAGTTTGTCGTGGTTTCGGACAAGAGGTACCTTCTTCCGAGGTACTGTTGTGTATGACAATCTGTGTGTGTTGTTTGGGCTGGAGCAGATTGCGTTGCCTTCCTTGCATCGCTTGAAGCGAGATGCCTTCTTTGCTCTTTTTCGTTTCTCTTTTCAGTGAAGCCAAGTCTTTCTTCATTGATTTCATGTGGTTCCGAATTATCTTCCTGCCATCTTCGGTTTCATTCCCGCAAAGCGCTAGGCCTTTGAATTCATTGCATGTTACTGCTAGCCACATCTTCTTCTTAGATTCCTCTGGCATAACAGCCGGTTGTCCCGGTAATTCTTCCACTAGGTTTTCTTCGCGCTCCATGTCCACTGCGCAACACATATGCCATCGGCATCCGACAAACACCTAGTTGAACCATGGCCTCGCATTTGAATGTCATTTTTAGTATTTTCTCTACAAATTCTTTTTTTGAAATCATGAATGTTTTTTAGCGAGGCTACCGCGCACAAACAATCTAGAAAGTAAGGTCTAGTTTTTTTTACCTTTAGGATGTGACagacagacgatgccatctctttCAAATTTGCAGCATGTGCATCCGTAAGTTTCATTGGGGGTCCGCATAAACCTGATATGTGCTTGTTGTGGTAACTTGGTACAAAGTGTGTTATGCAAGTACACTTCATATGCATTCTCGCCTACTGCCTTATGTTGTAAGACATGGTGTACGACATTTCGTACTGAAAGCGGGTGTGTATGTTTTTTGTGTAGAGCTTTTCCATTTGTTTCTCTATTGGGTGCCAAGACCAGCTCCTAGCTGTCAAAAGAGATGAATCTGCCTCTTCTTTCTTCTCTGCTTTCATTATCTTAGCTTGGATATCAGCATACTGAAGAACAAACTCAAGCACAGAATTTGAAGGACTTATGTATTTTTTCAAGACCGCATTGAAACCCTCACTCCGCTGAGTTGTTTGTAAGAACGGATAGAACTTGTGCATGAAGTAGGCGGGAACCCATGAACTTCTTTTCGAGTACAAAGCTGCTATCTTCTCATGGTTTTGCACATTGTATTTTTGAATCATTAAGTTCCATCTTGTTTCAAACTCCTGCGGTGTCAAGCTGCGTTTATGCGATCATTCATCTCTTCCCGAAGCCCTAGTATCTTTGCAACAAATGGACCAATTTCTTCTGTTGCTTTATCGACAATGTGCCACCTGCAATTACGATGCGTTGTGTTTGGAAACACCTTTTCAATTCCAAGCACGCATTGCACCATCTCGGTCCGTTATTATGTTAACCGGTGCTACTCCATCCATTGCAATTAAGAATGACTCAAATAACCATATGTAGCTCTCACCGAGCTCATTCTTTAGGAACCCACAGCCTAGTTGTATCAACTGACCATGGTTGTTTATACCAATGAATGGTGCAAAGGGCATCTTGTATGTGTTTGTCTTGTAAGTTGCATCGAAAGAAATACAGTCATTGTAGTTCTTGTAAGCTCTTCTTGCTGCACTATCTACCCGTAACAAGTACTCGCACACGGTCCTCATCATCAAGCTTGTATCTGTAGTAGAAATCCTTGTCTCGGGACTTCAAGTCCTCAAAGTATTCCATAGTGTTTTGCATGTCTACGAACTTGTTCTCTGCCCGAAGTTTGGATCCGAAATTTGCCATGTCTTTTGGTGTGTATGGCACTCCTTCTACTGATTCATATAGTGTAGCCATAACTTGCATCATTTTGCTTGTATCCATGTTTACAGTGTGTAGTATTTTTAAGAACTCTTGGTCTTCTTCCGGTATGTCTCTGTGTGAGCGTAGGAAACCAGTCAACGACCACTTCTTGATTAGAGGGTGATTGTGATCATCACAGAATTCCGTCACCAGCCAGGCACCGTCTCTGAATTTCAATGCCATCCTAGCTGGACAGTCAGTCCTAATGTTGCTGCACTTCATCCTTTCTGGTACAACTGGTTTAGGTTTCTGCGTAtcttctttctcttttgcttggtGACCTGCTTTATGGCAAACCATAGCTGCTCTTATGTATTCTCCAGTGACCTCGGATTTCTTCCTGTAATTGTATCTGATTCCAAATCCTCTCCTCCTTGCAAATGCCAAGTAGTGCCTCTGAGCATCTTCAAGTGTATCAAACCTCATGTCTGCTCTAGGTGCTTGTGGAGTTGAAACTACTTCTGCATTCCCTTCGATCCCATCGTTCTGTGCAGCCGGCGGAGTTTGGGCAGAACTTGCTTGTGGAAGTGTAATCTCAGTGCACGCTCTGTCTGCTGACATAGCCCTGGAGGTGGATCCTGCGTTGTCCATGCCtcgcttttttgcaaaaaataatgTACAAGCAAATAAAGATCCGCAAATTATAGTAGCGGTAAAACAGGGGGTGTTTTTGTGTGGCAAGTATGATGGAGTAAACTTGGTTGCTTCTTACAATTAACTTGGTAGGTTTTTTCCAGCGAGGCTTAGATTTAGCTTTTTACAATTAACTTGGTTTGTTGCTTTTTAGCTGATAACTGTGATGTATTAAATCTGTTATGTGGGCACAATTAAATCTGGCAAGTATGATGGAGTAAACATGGTTGCTGCTTACAATTAACTTGGTAGGTTTTTCCAGCATGCTTAGAAATTAGCTTATTACAATTAACCTGGTTTGTTGCTTACAATCTGGTATCTGGGCACAATTAACTTGGTAGTTTTCAATTAAATTTTATCAAATTCATACATGCTTTTTTAGTTTTTGAGCATGGTTTTTGCTGCAGAATGTAATGACAAAAAGTATCACTTTGTTTTTTTTAAAAACTGCCTAACCTGTGTTTGCCGAAGATACTTGAACTGATAAAGTAGCATTAGGCACATCTTGCCCTTTGAATTCTGTGATGTTCATCTTCTGCAACCTGCAAATCAAAATGTGAATTAGTTTCTAATACTGTTTTGGTTTTTTGTAATGCAGAAGTAGAGTGAAGCAAGATGAATGCTCGGGCTGTGTAGTTATGCATTTTCTTCTTGTTTCTGGAAGGCACAGTGAAGCACAGATAAGTCTGACCAATGGAGAGTGAAGCAAGATGAATGCTGGCTGTGTAGTTATGCATTTTCTTCTTGTTTTTAGCATGTGGTACTATTTGGTTCTAGAAACCCAGCAGGCAAGTGCGTGTGACTCTGTTTTTTTTTAGTATGTTCTGATGGACATGGTGATGAGCAAGAATCTACCAGGCAAGTGTATGTCGTTTTTGGTTTATAGGAACATGATGATCAACAAGAATCTGCCAGGCAAGTGCTGTTGGTTTTAGGAACATGACAGGGGTTCCTTTTTTGATTTTTGTTCTCATGGATGAACTAAAATTCTGCCAGTGCATGTGATGCTTGGAAAATACTTACTGTTTAGGGGGATCAAGGGGAGGGTCAAAAAAATTATGGGGAGATGGTGTTTTTCCAGATCGTACCTGTCTGTTGTAGATCTGCAAATTCCCTTTGAAATCTGGTAGTTTCTCCCACTGAACAAGGTGGTCACCTCATCCTGGCACTGTGTTTCTCCTCTTCTCTCCCGTGTTCTTCTTCTCTTCCCAGATCTAGTTTTCTGTTCTGTTTTTTGGAGAAaacgtgaggaagaagaagatccagTGATGGGAGGTCACGAAATTGTTGTGTAGGGCCGACAAAAGCTTCAGGAAGAAGAGAGTCTTTTTGCACGTGATGTTGTCTCCCTGGACGAAATTTATGGTAGGGCCCACGTGGTTTGTTGGTTAGAAATATCCAGGCGTGGGTGGGGCCGGTAGTACAGCTGGCGGTGGACATGCGGTGAAGCTCACGTTTTTTTGCGTCCTTCGCGCGCACCCGGTCGACCGAATCACGTGGGTGGGCCCATCCAAAACCGTCGCACGGACGAGGGCTCTGTGCGGCGCCGCCGTGTAGTGCGGTCCATATATAAAAATATatgcagtagcaaggctactgtggTTCGTAAAAAAATGCAGAACAAGCATGACAAGACCACAAGTAACAAATTAAGGCTCTTGATTGACCGGGCAGGATTCAGTAGCAAAATACATAAACTATTAGCGAACCAGTTTAAGCTCAACAAAATTCCTGCTTTGGCAGCATAAAGATAGTACATGTGAATTAGATATTATAAAGGGAGAAGTTTCCACATCATATTATAGGGAACTTATCTAGTTGGATTAATATCTCCTAGATGCTAACTCCTGCAAAAAGGAGCACCACGTGCTCAGGTGTCATCAGTAGCCGGGTTATACACCACCATGCCAGTGCACCCGAGCTGCGTTTCAGTAGCGCGCTAGGCATCTTGAGCTACTGGTGTGTATCAGCAAGCTAGCAGAGTTAACCTAGCTATCAGGTTCTATTAGCACGGCCCCGGAGAACATCCAAGTCCATGTCGTCAGGGTCGGTTGCCTGGATCTCAAAGTGCACCCCGTCGAGCTCGTGGCGGAATTGGTTCCTCGACACAGCATATATGGTCTTGGAACGGATGCGGGAATCATCAGGAGACCTGAAAAGAAAGAGAACACCAGTACTTAGGAATTTGTAGCAGTTAGCTGTGACAAGAGCAACCTGTAGAAAAACACTGAAACAAATATCTGGATATTCAGTACAGCAAAGGAAAAATCCATGAAGAAGTCATGCGTATCACACAATGGACATTCTCCTCAAATTTAAAGGTCGCCACAATTTTATTGAGGCAAGGGTGTTCATCATCACTTGTGTGATGAGTTTGCTGTCACTACTGACTGCTGTAATGTACAACCAAAACTTTGCGAAGTTACAAGGAATATAATTTGTTTTCTTTGTGGGATGTGGAGAATTAAGTTGGTAGCTGGATGAGTTTGAAACATATGACTATCATGCGATGTGTACAAACACTCTAATTACTCAAACTGAAAGGCAATGTAGGATGCACCACCGTCAGCCAGCCCCAGTATTACTGAATCTGTGCTTTTACATTCATCTCTTTGCTGTTTACCACGTCAATATATTTTTTAAGAGATCACAGCATCAAATCTTTTTCAATAATTAACACAACAATAAATCTAGTATCCAGAACAATCTATCAGTAAACAAATCAATCAGAATAGATATCCTCTGAAAAATAAATCTATCAGGACAGAGTCGCTAACCGGACTGAATCATATCAGTGACGAGTGACAAGAAACAGGGGCAAGAAAGACAGGGCTGACCAGGAGATGAAGAAGATCTTGCTCTTGCGGCAGTTGTCGTCGCTGACGAAATCCAGGTCGTATACGGCGTAGCGGCAGTCGTCGGCGGGGAGCGAGGCCGTGAAGTCGTCGTAGCTCTCCCCGGGCGCGCCTGTCTTCTCGACGACGACCTCCTCGCTCCTGTCGTCGATCTTGAATATCACGTAGCGGTGCACCTTCCTCCTCTTGAGCTCCAAGAACGCGCTCTTGCTCCGCTCCGGCACGTCAATCCACGCCGGCGAGCCCCCGCCCTACACAGACAACCGACCGACAGGCAGACTCCCCCGTCAGCCACAGAACAACAGACATTCCCGCTTGCTCGGTAAGCCCAGATCGGCGGGGGAAAAGTTAGAAAGAAAACAGAGTCGGAGTGCAAGAACAGCAACCATAAGCGTGAACCCAAGAAACTCCATGGTATTGCCCGTGAGGAAGCGCGCGGAGGGGGATAGCTATAAGGGGAGGGAGGGGGACAGGAGCGTGGGGACTCAccaggcacggccacgccgccgccgccagcgccatgtggtgtggccaagATCCTGGTCTCGCGGCGGGGTGGCGCTGGTCGATCCGAGGGAGGCGGGCGGGCCGAGGGATCGATCCCACGGGCACGGGCGGTAGAGGAGATTGGGTTGAGGTCGGATTAGTTTTAGTGTTTCGATGGAGGTGGGATCGAGGAGAAAAGGCGTAGTATTGATGGTGGGATCATGGGATTCGTGCGCGGCGCCCCGCCGCGTCCGGTTGAAATCCGCGCCGTCAACACTAGATTTGGATCCGTGAAAGAGGCCCAGCCAGCCCGTGGATGAAAAGTCAGACGCTCTAACAGGCCAATGGGCGGCCCTGCTAGGAAAGGGCCCTCTCAAGTCTCAACCCCTTCAAAATATATGtctagaacaaaaaaaaaatctgcaaaaaaatCTCAACCCCTTCAAAATGTATCtctaaaacaaaaaaaacttcCTGCCCTAAAAAAGAATACTTCTTGAATCGCCCTAGAAATCCATTCAAATCCATAATTCTGCACATGGTGCATTTTCTCATGCAATCGCGGTAAAGGCCTCTATGTGCCACGTGTGGTGCGCTCCATGCTCGCCATGTGCTAGATGTTCAAGGGAGGGCATAGATGAACACGACCTTAGCTCCTCCATTTATGTAGACTCGAATACGATACAAAAATcttttgaacctagtgctcaaacAACGATTTGTTTTCACTTTTGTGTTCCTTTTGTTGATCTCTTCAAAACTAGATTGCATGTTGATGTGGTTCGATTTATTTTGTGCAATTTTCATAAGTGCATGGTGCACACGACCTTAGATTTTAACATAACGGTCAGATGTCCCTCCCTTTTTGTCTTGCCTTAGGTATATGACATTTCGTAAACATATTTATTCCCTTTGAAGTGTAATGTCACTTTATAGTGATATATACTCTTCTTATGCATTATTTGGACTAAACTACTAATAACCGTTGGAAGGCAATATCTCCCTTTTATTTATTTGATATTTCAAAAACCTtctaaagaagaaaaaaatacgGGAAAAAACTAGAATCCATTCTGAAAGGAAACAAAGAGACTCGTGAAAGGGGGAAACTGAGGGCACGGTTCTCATGCACCCCTTCAAAATGCCCAGGGAGTTGCACATGCCACATGTGTGTGTGGAATCACTGCAAGGCCGCCACCACCGTCTTTCGACTGAGTGCCTCATACAACCCTAAAACACACGCTCGAATTATTGGGGACCATACTCGTTGTAGTAATACGTTTGTTACATAATGTGGTTGTAGATGTTACGAGAAAGGATGAAGAAAAAAGGAGCATGCATGCTGGTGGTGACCTTGGCATGATCATTGGAGGCTTGGAGCGCACAGAGTCGTGTGATCAACAGCCTCA from Lolium rigidum isolate FL_2022 chromosome 4, APGP_CSIRO_Lrig_0.1, whole genome shotgun sequence encodes the following:
- the LOC124708690 gene encoding actin-depolymerizing factor 10-like; this translates as MALAAAAWPCLGGGSPAWIDVPERSKSAFLELKRRKVHRYVIFKIDDRSEEVVVEKTGAPGESYDDFTASLPADDCRYAVYDLDFVSDDNCRKSKIFFISWSPDDSRIRSKTIYAVSRNQFRHELDGVHFEIQATDPDDMDLDVLRGRANRT